Proteins encoded together in one Mus musculus strain NOD/MrkTac chromosome 4 genomic contig, GRCm38.p6 alternate locus group NOD/MrkTac MMCHR4_NOD_IDD9_3 window:
- the Spsb1 gene encoding SPRY domain-containing SOCS box protein 1 — MGQKVTGGIKTVDMRDPTYRPLKQELQGLDYCKPTRLDLLLDMPPVSYDVQLLHSWNNNDRSLNVFVKEDDKLIFHRHPVAQSTDAIRGKVGYTRGLHVWQITWAMRQRGTHAVVGVATADAPLHSVGYTTLVGNNHESWGWDLGRNRLYHDGKNQPSKTYPAFLEPDETFIVPDSFLVALDMDDGTLSFIVDGQYMGVAFRGLKGKKLYPVVSAVWGHCEIRMRYLNGLDPEPLPLMDLCRRSVRLALGKERLGAIPALPLPASLKAYLLYQ, encoded by the exons ATGGGTCAGAAGGTCACAGGAGGGATCAAGACTGTGGACATGCGGGACCCCACATACCGACCTCTGAAGCAGGAACTCCAGGGGCTGGATTACTGCAAGCCCACCCGGCTGGACCTGCTGCTCGACATGCCCCCTGTGTCCTACGATGTGCAGCTGCTCCACTCCTGGAACAATAACGACCGTTCGCTCAACGTCTTCGTGAAGGAAGATGACAAGTTGATCTTTCACCGGCATCCGGTGGCCCAGAGCACGGACGCCATCAGGGGCAAAGTTGGGTACACACGTGGACTGCATGTATGGCAGATCACATGGGCCATGAGGCAACGAGGCACGCATGCCGTGGTGGGGGTGGCCACAGCAGATGCCCCTTTGCACTCCGTTGGGTACACAACCCTTGTAGGAAATAACCATGAATCCTGGGGCTGGGACCTGGGGCGTAACCGTCTCTACCACGACGGCAAGAACCAGCCAAGTAAAACATACCCAGCCTTTCTGGAGCCGGACGAGACATTCATTGTCCCTGACTCCTTTCTCGTGGCCCTGGACATGGATGATGGGACCTTAAGTTTCATCGTGGATGGACAGTACATGGGAGTGGCTTTCCGGGGACTCAAGGGTAAAAAGCTGTATCCTGTAGTGAGTGCCGTCTGGGGCCACTGTGAGATCCGCATGCGCTACTTGAACGGACTTGATC CTGAGCCCCTGCCACTCATGGACCTGTGCCGGCGTTCGGTGCGCCTAGCGCTGGGAAAAGAGCGCCTGGGTGCCATCCCCGCTCTGCCGCTACCTGCCtccctcaaagcctacctcctcTACCAGTGA